Within Halomicrobium urmianum, the genomic segment GTAGGGAACACGGGTCTGGCAGTGTCATACGCAGTTCTCGTGTACGATTGTCTGTCCGGATATTGTCCGAAGATAGTCTGTCCGAAGGTCATCCTCGTCACCGAGGATACCCGAGAGATGAAGCGCGAGCTCAGCAGACAGAACCAAACAATCTGGCAGGTGCATTCGGTTCAGAACGACACGTTCCGGTCGTCATACGGGTAGTCTCTATCCATCTCTTTGACGGTCCCGCCCCGGTCGTCGTAGTACTTCCGTCCGATATAACACTCGTCAAGCGTACCGTAGATCGACGCGAAGAGGTCCTCAAGGGTTTCAAATGTGTCGTCGTTGTCCCGTTCAAGCATCGTGCTGATCGCCTCCGAGTCACTGTCGTCGGGGGCATCGATAGTTTCGTCTCCGACGCGT encodes:
- a CDS encoding DUF5789 family protein; this translates as MDEELDFPVDRAGVVERVGDETIDAPDDSDSEAISTMLERDNDDTFETLEDLFASIYGTLDECYIGRKYYDDRGGTVKEMDRDYPYDDRNVSF